Genomic segment of Xanthobacter dioxanivorans:
GGCTTGTCGAGGTCGGAGGCGATCTTGGCCATGAACTTGTTGGCGGCGAGCCCCACCGAGATCGTGATGCCGATGTCCTGCTCCACCCGCCGGGCAAAGCGGGCGAGGGTGCGGGCGGGGCTCGCCCCGTGCAGCGCATCGGTGCCGGAGAGATCGAGGAAGGCCTCGTCGATGGAGAGCGGCTCCACCAGCGGGGTGAGCTGCTGCATGAGCGCGCGCACCTGCCGGCCCACCGTCCTGTACTTCTCCATGTTCGGCTTCACCACCACGGCCTCGGGGCACAGGGCCAGCGCCTTGAACATGGGCATCGCCGAGCGCACCCCATGGATGCGGGCGATGTAGCAGGCGGTGGAGACCACGCCGCGCTTGCCGCCGCCGATGATCAGCGGCACGTCGGCGAGGCTCGGGTCGTCGCGCTTTTCCACTGCGGCGAAGAAGGCATCGCAATCCACGTGCGCGATGGCGAGCCGATGCAGCGCCGGGTGGCGCACGATGCGCGGACCGCCGCAGGCCGGGCAGCGCGCGCCGTGGGGCACGTCGGCGAGGCAGTCGCGGCAGAAGCCGGGGGCGAAGGTCACGGGCGGCGCTCCGTGCACGAGGCGCTACATGGGGCGGCGCACCGTGGCGTCGGGGTCCGCGTGCGGGGCGAGGATATCGTGGGCGCCGGCCACATGCCTGGGGTCGAGCCCCTGCTCGGCGGCGAAGGCGAGCAGCATCGGCTCATCGGAAAGGATGAAGGCGAGGACGCCGGCGCCGAAGTCCCGCCGCGCCGCCGCATCCCGCAGGGTGGCGGGGCTCAGGCCGGTCTCGGAAAGGAATCGCACCAGGCGCTCGCCGTCGGCGGCGATGAAGGCGAGGGCCGAGACCGCCACGTCCTGCGCCGCGTCGCGCTGCGCCTTGAGGCCTCTCGGTTTGTCCTGAATGGGCATTTGCGCTTCCGCAAGGAATGAGCTCTAGCTGTGCTCCCATTCCAGCACGTTCCGGGCTCCCTTAGAAGCCGGCGGGTTCCGGGCCGCCGCCCGAGGAGAAAGCGCGATGGCCAAGACGGTGATGATCGTGGAGGACAACGAGCTCAACATGAAGCTCTTCCATGACCTCCTCGAAGCCCACGGCTACCGCACGGTGGAAACGCGCTCGGGGGTGGAGGCGGTGGATCTTGCCCGCGCCCACCGGCCCGACCTCATCATCATGGACATCCAACTGCCGGAGATTTCCGGCCTCGACGTGACACGCAAGCTGAAGGCGGACCCGGAGCTGAGGGCGATTCCCGTGGTGGCGGTGACCGCCTTCGCCATGAAGGGCGACGAGGAGCGCATTCGCGCCGGCGGCTGCGAGGCCTACCTGTCCAAACCCATTTCGGTGGCCAAGTTCCTGGAGACGGTGCGCCAGTTCGCCGGCGGGTGAGGCGCCGTTCCTCCGGCCGGCCTATCCCAAAGATCAGCCGGCTCGGTAGCGAATCAGCGGCTTTTCCTTTTTCGGCGTTGTGCTAGTCTTCGTGCCTTGCAGATGTGAAGCAGGAGACACGCGGTCCCGGTTGGAGCGCGGTTTTGGAGCCGTGCCGGTTCGGCCTTGGTGTCTTCTGGTTCTTGACAACCCTACGGAGTGCTCAGGTCCGCCGCATCTCCTGGGTCCGTGGGGTTTGGCCGGTGGGTGAGCTTTGCGGGAGGCCTCCCCGCTTGCTCCCCACCGGTCATCCACATCCGCTTCATCTCACATCCCACTCCATCGTGATTGCAGGCCTGCCGGGGCAGGTCGCGGCGCGCGGTCGCGCGCAAAAGAAAAGGGCGCCTTGCGGCGCCCTGGTCAGTCACGATGAAAATCAGTCACGATGAACAAGCAATGGCGCGGCGCCTTGCGACGCCGCAGCAGCTCACTTGATCTTGGTCTCGCGGAACTCGACGTGCTTGCGCGCCACCGGATCGTACTTCTTCAGCACCAGCTTGTCGGTCTTGGTGCGGGAGTTCTTCTTGGTGACGTAGAACACGCCCGTATCCGCGCTGGACAGGAGCTTGATCTTGATGGTTGCAGCCTTGGCCATGTCTTGATCCCTGGGTGCCGCGAGCGGCGCGCGAACCGTGAGGTTGCGAAAAGAAGAACGGACGCGCTGCCGGGCAGGCGGCTCGTGGGCGCGGAAACTCTCTCAAGCCGCCCGGAATGTCAAGTGGCGGCCCTCGCCCGCAGGGAGAGCCGGGCCGCCACCACCACCGCGTAGAGGCCGAGCATGGCGGTGATGACGAAGGCGAAGCCGTAGGGATTGTAGAGGTTCATGCCGAAGCCCGCCAACGGCGGCCCGACGATGAGGCCCACCGAGTAGAGCATTACGAAGGCCGCATTCGCCGCCGCGAGGTCCGCCCCGTGGAATCGCTCGCCGAGATGGGCGAGGCCCACCGTATAGAGTGAGCCCACCACCCCGGTGGCGAGGAAGATCATGACGAGGAACAGCGGGCTGGACACCTGCACGAAGGGCAAAGCGAGGGATCCCAGCGCGCCGCCGATGGAGCAGACGAGCAGCAGGAGCCGCCGGTCCACCTTGTCGCTGATGAGGCCGAGGGGAATCTGGAACGCCACGTTGCCCAGCACCGCCGCCGTGAGCAGCAGCGAGGCGCTGGTCTCGGCCATGCCGAGGCGCAGGCCGTAGAGCGGCAGGAAGGTCATCACGGCGGTTTCGATGGCGCCGAAGACGAGGGCGGCGAGTATCGCGGACGGCGAGCGGCGCACGAAGGTCAGCACGCCATGATGGTCCTCGTCGTGGATGCGCGGGGTGATGCCGTGGGCGAGCAGGATGGGCACGGCCCCGAGGCATAGCACCGCCGCCCCTGCGAGGTAGGGGTGCCAGCCCGAGGCGCCGAGCACGCTCAGGATCCCCGGGCCCATCGCCGCGCCGATGGAGAGCGCGGTGGCATAGATGCCCATGATGAGCCCGCGCCGGTTGGGCGGGGCGAGGGTGTTGATCCAGAACTCGCTCACCGCGAACAGGATGCACAGTGCCGCGCCGAAGGCGAAGCGCAACGGAAACCACATGAGGAAGGAGGGCGCCGCCTTGAAGCCGATGAGGCTCGTCGCGGCGATGAGGATGGCACCCACCAGCAGCGCCCGCATGCCCGCCTTGCGCACCAGCAGCGGCACGAACGGCGCCGTGAGGATGGTGGCGACACCCGCCACCGCGGTGTTTACCCCGATCCAGGTGCTGGAGATGCCACGGCCCTCGAGTTCCAGGGCCAGCAACGGGATCGAGAGGCTGATACCCACTCCCACCACCGTGATGGCGGAAATGGCGGCCGTGATGGAGGCCGTGCGGCTCATGTGGCCGAGGGGCCTGTCGGGTGCATGCATCAGGGGCGATCAGTCGAGGAGGCTGCGGACAAAGCGCCCGTGCTGCATCGAATAGAAGGGAACCGGCAGGCGCGGGCCGAAACCGGCGTCGATGCGGCCGGCGACTTCCTCCAGCACCACGCGGGTGACGGTCGGAAGGTCCTCCTTCTCCGTCTCCGCAAAGGTGAGCCAGCGCAGCTCGATCAGCTCGGACTCTGCCCCACCAGGCCGGGGACTTCATCGCATACCGCCCCCGCATCGGCGGCGAAGAAGCGGGTGTCGAACCGCCTGGGCCGTCGCGGCGGGGTGATGGCGCGCGCCACGTAGGTGAGCGCGCCCAGGTCGGGAAACACGCCGCGCTCCTCGAAGACGCTCCAGTCGGTGGAAGGCGCTTCCGGGGCGCCGAGCTCCCTGGTGCCGATGAGCAGGCCGGTTTCCTCATACATCTCGCGGATCGAGGCGGCGGCGAGGCCGCGGGCGCGGGTCAGGGTGGGACGCTGCACGCGCGTCATCAGCCGGCGCTCGCTGTCCGGGTCGAGCACGCCATAGACGGGCATGGCCCTGTCGGCCTTCTCGAGCCGTCCGCCGGGAAAGACGAACACGCCGGGCATGAATTTCAGCTTGGGATGGCGTCGGCCCATGAGAACGCGGGGGCTCTTGCCCTTGCGGTCGATGAGGATCAGCGTCGCGGCGTCGTTGGGCCGGACATTGGGCCAGTCCTGCCGGCGCTCGGCATTGGTGAGGCGTGTGGCGAAGTCGGTCATGATCTCAGCGGATGGGTCGGACGGCGCGGACGACGGGCTTCACTCCGTCGGGCGGAGCCTCCCGCTCCTCGCTTGCGGGATCGAAGCCGTGCATGCGCAGGGCCCATTGCAGGTTTACCAGCATGCCCTTCAGGGGCGGCAGGAGCGCGAGGCACAGCCCGAGCGTCAGCGGCAGCCACAGCGACAGGTGCACCCAGAGCTCGGGACGGAAGAGCTCCTCCACCAGCACCATCAGCGGGACCACGATATGCCCGACCACGAAGATGACGGCATAGGGCGGGGCATCGTCGGCCCTCTGGTGGTAGAGCTCCTCGGCGCATTTCGGGCAGTAGGGCGCCACCTTGATATAGCTGGAAAAAAGGCTGCCCTGGCCGCAGGCGGGGCATAGGCAGCGGGCGCCGCGCAGGAGCGCGGCCGGTAGCGGCCGGGATTGAGCGGGAGGCTCCACCGACGCGTCGAGGCGCGCCGCCTCCGCCGCCTCGGCGGCGGAGGCGGGCAGGCTCTTGGTCACCGTCATGCTCGTCGGTGTCGTCACGCTCGATCTCTCATGGACGCGATCGCCCTTTTCCCGGCCGGCCCTTGCCGGTGGTCCTCCCGCCTGCTCCGGCGGGCGGGCCCCCATTTCCCCTCCCGGTCTGCACCGGATACGGCTTCGCGCCGCCGCGCCGACCAGATCCCGAACGTCCGCGAGGTCCCTTTACATAGGAGCCTTCGGTGAGAAGCTCAAACCGGAGCGCACCCGCCACCGGCGCGGCCTCCACCAGCTTGACCTCCACCCGGTCGCCGATGCGGTGCATTTCGCCTGTCCGCTCGCCTACCAGCCCCTGACGGGTTTCGTCGAAGCGGTAATAGTCCTGGCCCAGGGTCGAGGCAGGAATGAAGCCGTCCGCCCCGGTCTCGTCGAGCGCGACGAAGAGTCCCGCCTTGGTGGCCCCGGTCACCCGACCCTTGAAGACCGCGCCGATCTGGTCGGCCAGATGGTGGGCGATGAGGCGGTCCACCGTCTCCCGCTCCGCCGCCATGGCGCGGCGCTCGGTCACGGAGATGGCGGCCGCCACCTCGCCGAGGCTCGCCGGGGTGGCGTCGTCCGGCAGGCCGTCCGTGCCGAAGTCCATGGCGCGCACGAGGCCGCGATGCACCACGAGATCGGCGTAGCGGCGGATCGGCGAGGTGAAATGGGCGTAGCGGCGCAGGTTCAGGCCGAAATGGCCATAATTCTCGGCGGAATACTCCGCCTGCGACTGGCTGCGCAGGATCACCTGGTTGACCAGCGGCGCGGTGTCCGTATCGCGCACCTGCTCCAGGATGCGGTTGAAGTGGGAGGGGCGCACCGCGTCGATCTTCGGCAAGGCGATGTCGAGGGTCTTCAGGAAATCCCGCAGGTTGGAGATCTTTTCCAGCGAGGGGCCGTCATGGACGCGGTAGATGAGGGGGGTCTTCCTCTCCTCCAGCGTCTCCGCCGCGGCCACGTTGGCGAGGATCATGAACTCCTCGATGAGGCGGTGCGCGTCGAGCCGGTCGGGCACCACCACCTTGTCCACCGTGCCGTCTTCCTTCAGCAGGATCTTGCGCTCGGGCAGGTCGAGGTCGAGGGGCTGGCGGTTGTCCCGTGCCTTCTTGACGCAGGCGTAGGCGGCATAAAGCGGCTTCAGCACACCCTCGACCAGCGGGTCGGTCACATGGTCGGTGCGGCCCTCGATGGCATCCTGCGCCTGGGCATAGGCCAGCTTGCCCGCCGAGCGCATGAAGATGCGGTGAAAGGTGTGCCCGCGCTTGCGGCCGTCCTGGCCGATCACCATGCGCACGGCCAGCGCCGGCCTGTCCTCCTTCGGGCGCAGCGAGCACAGATCGTTGGAGATGCGCTCGGGCAGCATGGGCACCACCCGGTCCGGGAAATAGACCGAATTGCCGCGGACCAGCGCCTCCCGGTCCAGCGCCGAGCCCGGCCGCACATAGGCCGACACGTCGGCGATGGCCACGGTGACGACGAAGCCGCCGTCGTTGTCGGGATTGTCGTCCGGCACGGCGTGGACCGCGTCGTCATGGTCCTTGGCGTCCGGCGGGTCGATGGTGACGAGGGGAAGGTCCCGCCAGTCCTCGCGGCCGCGCACCGTCGCCTTCCTCGCCGCCTCGGCGTCCTTCAGCACCGAATCGGGGAAGACGTGGGGGATGGCGTGGGCGTGGATGGCGATGAGACTCACCGCCTTCTCGCTCTTCATCGAGCCGAGGCGCTCCTTAACCCGTGCCGTGGGCAGGCCGAACACGCGCTGGCGCGTGAGCTCGACGGTGACGAGGTCGCCGTCCTCCGCCTCCTGCTCGGCGCCGGGCGGCACTTGCAGCTCGCGGCCGAGGGATTTCTTGTCGATGGGGATGATGCGCCCGCCCCCGTGGGGCGCCGCGCGGAAGATGCCGAGGGTCTGCCGGCGCGCCTTCTCCAGCACCTTGATGACGCGGCCCACATGGGGAACCGCGTGCTCGATGGAGCCTTCCACGATCCGCAGCAGCACCCGGTCGGACAGGCCCGGCGCGGGGCCGGCGGCCCGGCGCGGTCCGTTGCGGGGCACCTGGACGAGAATGGTGGGGGCCTCGCCGTGGGCCTCGCTGTCCCATTCCACCGGGACGGCGATCAGCTCGCCGTCCGCATCGCGCGAAACGATGTCCGCCAGCACCACGCCGGGCAGGGCGCCGGGCACGTGCAGGCGGCGGTGGCGTCGGTCCACGTTGCCTTCTTCGGACAGGTCGCGCAGCAGGCTCTTCAGCTCGAGCTTCTGCTCGGCATTGAGGCCGAAGGCGCGGGCGATCTCGCGCTTGCCCACCTCGCCACTCTGGGAGGCGATGAAGGCGAGTACCTGCTCCTTCGTCGGCATCGCGCCGGTGGCGTGCGGGGCGACGACGAGCGCCTCGCTGCGCGCGCGCTCCGCCGCGTCCCGGCGGGCGGCGCGCGTTTTACCGGCGCGGCCCTTCTCGGTGCGGGATTTCGGGGAACGCGTGGGCGGCGTGGTGGGGCGCTTCGGCAATGGACCTGTCCGTTTGCCGGAACGCTACCCGGAACGCGCGCCGCGGGCTAGAGCGCGATCCGTCCGGATGCAGAACGCTGAGTTCCCGTTCGGACGGTGAGGCGCCCTCCATCTCATTGGAAAACGCCGCAAGGGCGCCGACCAAGCCCGCCTATCGGTTGCGCATGCTGGTCTTGCGTACCCTGGTATTCTGGGGAATGCCGAGCACGCCCTTCACGCCGCCGATGATGCCGCCCGTGAAGCCGCCGACGGTGCCACCCACGACCGCGCCAACCGGACCCGCGGCCTTGTTTCCGACCGCTGCGCCCTGCTGCGCGCCGCGAACGACGCCCTGCGCATCGGCGCTGCCGGCCACACATGCGAGGGCGAGGCCGATGCTGCCGGCCAGGATGAGATGTCTCATGGTTGAACCTCCCTGTCTGGCGGTTCAACCCGGAGCCGGGTCGGTGGTTCCGGAACGGAACGGGGCGCGTCCACCGGATGATTCGTCCATCAGGCGAGACCCGGATCACGCTCCAGGGCCGATCGACCTTCAGTGTCCGCGTTTTCTTCGGCCGCCGTCATGGCCGGGACAAGCCCGGCCGTGACGGCGGTGCAGGAGGGCGCCGGTCGATCTGAATGTCGATCCGCTCTACCGCGCGACGGCGTTCTTGTAGACGAAGCCGCGCTTGTCGCCTGCCGACACCTCGCACCAGGATTTGCAGGAATATAGCGTCACCTTCGTTCCCTCGCCCAGCGTGCCGATCGCCGAGGCGGACCGACGCGGGCCGGATCGCAGCGTCACGGCCATGCGGATGCGGGCGGAACGGCTATCCGCCTCCTGTGCCGATGCGGGGCGTGGCGCCGGCAGGGGGACGGCGGTCGCTGGCGGATCGGTCTGCGGGACCGTGGTGTCGGCTTCGGCCACGACCGTTTCCTCGGGCGTGTCGGCCGCTTCGCCGGACAGGGGCTCGAGGAAGGCGGGGCGGGCGAAGTCCG
This window contains:
- a CDS encoding DUF3572 domain-containing protein, whose product is MPIQDKPRGLKAQRDAAQDVAVSALAFIAADGERLVRFLSETGLSPATLRDAAARRDFGAGVLAFILSDEPMLLAFAAEQGLDPRHVAGAHDILAPHADPDATVRRPM
- the rpmG gene encoding 50S ribosomal protein L33, with the protein product MAKAATIKIKLLSSADTGVFYVTKKNSRTKTDKLVLKKYDPVARKHVEFRETKIK
- a CDS encoding DUF983 domain-containing protein, producing the protein MTTPTSMTVTKSLPASAAEAAEAARLDASVEPPAQSRPLPAALLRGARCLCPACGQGSLFSSYIKVAPYCPKCAEELYHQRADDAPPYAVIFVVGHIVVPLMVLVEELFRPELWVHLSLWLPLTLGLCLALLPPLKGMLVNLQWALRMHGFDPASEEREAPPDGVKPVVRAVRPIR
- a CDS encoding MFS transporter → MHAPDRPLGHMSRTASITAAISAITVVGVGISLSIPLLALELEGRGISSTWIGVNTAVAGVATILTAPFVPLLVRKAGMRALLVGAILIAATSLIGFKAAPSFLMWFPLRFAFGAALCILFAVSEFWINTLAPPNRRGLIMGIYATALSIGAAMGPGILSVLGASGWHPYLAGAAVLCLGAVPILLAHGITPRIHDEDHHGVLTFVRRSPSAILAALVFGAIETAVMTFLPLYGLRLGMAETSASLLLTAAVLGNVAFQIPLGLISDKVDRRLLLLVCSIGGALGSLALPFVQVSSPLFLVMIFLATGVVGSLYTVGLAHLGERFHGADLAAANAAFVMLYSVGLIVGPPLAGFGMNLYNPYGFAFVITAMLGLYAVVVAARLSLRARAAT
- a CDS encoding NUDIX hydrolase; translated protein: MTDFATRLTNAERRQDWPNVRPNDAATLILIDRKGKSPRVLMGRRHPKLKFMPGVFVFPGGRLEKADRAMPVYGVLDPDSERRLMTRVQRPTLTRARGLAAASIREMYEETGLLIGTRELGAPEAPSTDWSVFEERGVFPDLGALTYVARAITPPRRPRRFDTRFFAADAGAVCDEVPGLVGQSPS
- a CDS encoding response regulator, which translates into the protein MAKTVMIVEDNELNMKLFHDLLEAHGYRTVETRSGVEAVDLARAHRPDLIIMDIQLPEISGLDVTRKLKADPELRAIPVVAVTAFAMKGDEERIRAGGCEAYLSKPISVAKFLETVRQFAGG
- the rnr gene encoding ribonuclease R, whose translation is MPTKEQVLAFIASQSGEVGKREIARAFGLNAEQKLELKSLLRDLSEEGNVDRRHRRLHVPGALPGVVLADIVSRDADGELIAVPVEWDSEAHGEAPTILVQVPRNGPRRAAGPAPGLSDRVLLRIVEGSIEHAVPHVGRVIKVLEKARRQTLGIFRAAPHGGGRIIPIDKKSLGRELQVPPGAEQEAEDGDLVTVELTRQRVFGLPTARVKERLGSMKSEKAVSLIAIHAHAIPHVFPDSVLKDAEAARKATVRGREDWRDLPLVTIDPPDAKDHDDAVHAVPDDNPDNDGGFVVTVAIADVSAYVRPGSALDREALVRGNSVYFPDRVVPMLPERISNDLCSLRPKEDRPALAVRMVIGQDGRKRGHTFHRIFMRSAGKLAYAQAQDAIEGRTDHVTDPLVEGVLKPLYAAYACVKKARDNRQPLDLDLPERKILLKEDGTVDKVVVPDRLDAHRLIEEFMILANVAAAETLEERKTPLIYRVHDGPSLEKISNLRDFLKTLDIALPKIDAVRPSHFNRILEQVRDTDTAPLVNQVILRSQSQAEYSAENYGHFGLNLRRYAHFTSPIRRYADLVVHRGLVRAMDFGTDGLPDDATPASLGEVAAAISVTERRAMAAERETVDRLIAHHLADQIGAVFKGRVTGATKAGLFVALDETGADGFIPASTLGQDYYRFDETRQGLVGERTGEMHRIGDRVEVKLVEAAPVAGALRFELLTEGSYVKGPRGRSGSGRRGGAKPYPVQTGRGNGGPPAGAGGRTTGKGRPGKGRSRP